A region from the Desulfomarina profundi genome encodes:
- a CDS encoding tandem-95 repeat protein, with the protein MANDHDIDGDILKITGVDRGEHCSVSLLADGTIRFVPELNYNNNYPGQASFRYTVSDGVSDPVSCVAFFDIDPVNDKPILRGEQITGAVEDNSFSFTVAQLMANDTDVETASPYETDSISFAGINGATHGRISTGTGGVINYIPDTDFCGTDNFSYTVIDSHGSSSTVQSQIYVQPVNDLPVVEYDRSSNAEDTIWNTFAISRLLANDSDVDGDTLFIRNPHVLSGHGQVRISGSNLQIKPDAHQHAMVIGYTVSDGHGGEVESRLSLDNIREHNYAPDFSGLYRITRYDPLAGIIFAFHAEDRNGGDSWTLSGGLHQMGDIVSITTSSLHTDYPLARMTDYGYGHFGLSWHIVRPGGGAGDNWDPTQLGYNATFTLTVTDHQGATGTIFVDLDRMQRNEGPVYHYTPVVLDLDGDGVELLNVSENIKFDWNLDGKAEATGWIGHDDGFLVYDYDHDRQVNQPDELSLRQYSPGAATDLEGLRAFDSNGDGRFDKTDTGWNDFGVWQDKNSNGVTDMGEFSSLDELEINAINLKSNEEYEEINGNIVYGTTSFIREDGTTGEVADVGLNGTVIDSLEETDKPAELEQMTQPQQIDENPTAATSPTAVEVFDETQSENETDPTGNPPVLLSQEPNSNVETSEPEARQEPQEENSHPAAPSPVDDATISLLAAQLISDMATNSQAVDTPDVHIPAPLPVDPIVTIDHHAAAHEHDHDILSIF; encoded by the coding sequence CTGGCCAACGACCACGATATTGATGGCGACATACTGAAAATAACCGGAGTAGACCGGGGGGAACACTGTTCAGTTTCCCTGCTTGCGGACGGCACAATCCGTTTTGTACCGGAACTGAATTATAACAACAACTATCCGGGTCAGGCGAGTTTCAGGTACACGGTGAGCGATGGTGTCAGCGACCCGGTAAGCTGCGTAGCTTTTTTTGATATTGACCCCGTCAATGACAAGCCGATTCTCCGTGGCGAGCAGATCACCGGTGCGGTGGAGGACAACAGTTTTTCCTTTACTGTTGCCCAGCTCATGGCCAATGATACCGATGTGGAAACAGCCTCACCTTACGAAACAGATTCCATTTCCTTTGCGGGTATCAATGGTGCCACCCACGGCAGGATTTCTACCGGCACAGGGGGGGTAATCAACTACATTCCGGATACCGACTTTTGTGGTACCGACAACTTCAGTTACACGGTTATCGACTCCCATGGCTCGAGCTCAACCGTTCAGTCGCAGATTTATGTCCAGCCTGTCAATGATCTGCCGGTAGTGGAATATGATCGCAGCTCCAACGCTGAAGACACGATCTGGAACACCTTTGCAATCAGCCGCCTTCTCGCCAATGACTCCGATGTCGATGGTGACACGCTTTTTATCCGCAACCCCCACGTACTCAGCGGCCATGGCCAGGTCAGGATTTCCGGCTCCAACCTGCAGATAAAACCTGATGCGCATCAGCACGCCATGGTTATTGGTTATACCGTCTCCGATGGACATGGTGGTGAGGTGGAAAGCAGGCTGAGCCTTGACAATATCCGGGAACACAATTATGCACCGGATTTTTCGGGGTTGTATAGAATAACACGATATGATCCCCTGGCAGGAATCATTTTCGCCTTCCATGCCGAAGACAGGAATGGCGGTGACAGCTGGACTCTTTCAGGAGGGTTGCACCAGATGGGGGACATAGTCTCCATTACGACCTCCAGTCTCCATACCGACTATCCTCTTGCCAGAATGACTGATTACGGTTACGGCCATTTTGGTCTCAGTTGGCATATCGTCAGGCCTGGTGGTGGTGCAGGGGATAACTGGGATCCCACTCAACTTGGCTACAATGCCACCTTTACCTTAACGGTAACTGATCACCAGGGTGCCACCGGCACAATCTTTGTTGATCTTGACCGAATGCAGAGAAACGAGGGTCCTGTTTACCATTATACCCCGGTTGTCCTCGATCTGGACGGAGACGGGGTTGAGCTCCTCAATGTCTCGGAAAATATCAAATTTGACTGGAACCTGGACGGCAAGGCCGAGGCCACCGGCTGGATCGGTCATGATGACGGCTTTCTGGTCTATGATTATGACCATGACCGGCAGGTGAATCAGCCGGACGAACTGTCCCTGCGGCAATATTCCCCTGGAGCCGCAACCGATCTTGAAGGACTGCGCGCTTTTGACAGCAACGGTGACGGCCGCTTTGACAAAACGGACACAGGCTGGAATGACTTTGGGGTCTGGCAGGACAAAAACAGTAACGGTGTGACAGATATGGGAGAATTCTCTTCACTTGATGAATTGGAAATCAATGCTATTAATCTGAAAAGCAATGAGGAATATGAAGAGATAAATGGCAATATCGTTTACGGCACCACCAGTTTTATCAGGGAAGACGGTACAACCGGTGAGGTTGCCGATGTGGGGCTGAACGGAACCGTAATCGACTCACTGGAAGAAACCGATAAACCAGCAGAGCTGGAGCAAATGACTCAACCACAACAAATTGATGAAAACCCGACTGCAGCCACATCCCCGACTGCAGTGGAAGTTTTCGATGAAACACAATCAGAAAATGAGACGGATCCCACCGGTAATCCTCCGGTATTACTGTCTCAGGAACCAAACAGCAACGTGGAAACATCCGAACCCGAAGCCCGGCAGGAACCACAGGAGGAAAATTCACATCCCGCAGCCCCGTCTCCTGTTGATGATGCCACCATCAGCCTGCTGGCGGCCCAGTTGATTTCTGATATGGCCACCAACAGTCAGGCTGTGGATACCCCGGATGTTCATATTCCCGCGCCACTCCCTGTGGATCCGATCGTTACCATTGATCACCATGCCGCTGCCCATGAGCACGATCATGATATATTATCCATTTTCTGA
- a CDS encoding tandem-95 repeat protein, producing the protein MKKAVEGWVEPVKRMLENYRANGGRLDIHGNLPVLQMIQGEGMRINYHSDSGRISVTVKDTSRTMEKLIGVLYGRDRGERLDSAVKLAGTVHGNIDFNRVDAIMAKYGFSKRGMTWTYGETKEAIGSSYGSGVFAGGGNMGPQGQHFTANPKNIRSLPLRPDRLPGQAMGKIIKTISLNNWFTGPGSEMLAMAMALPGGLPGLTTGTMETEVRDSGVEKKPLNMVELENLLRNSNLIHSTTGTQHGKAADVFFGNSEIPELDDPKELQNYLEYHWSMLLKKHGLDREAELDADGTYFFREDHYLEDNKSAIPTEAGSQHDSFNSADHLYHAGIQNETGATPEKKVPSGHETAPTTSVKENNTLSDHSQQLTGPVFTMAEDASMRFLLSDLIQETVPGEYGRMDESPTFLSFGTAQHGRIVREANGDIRFQADPDFSGIASFRYTLLDDSGNRLEKVARIHVENVNDAPILLDDEFTLDEGEHFSLENLLTNDRDPEGDLLKIDHLRNIDHGHIVQDNGHFFFQPEAGFHGDIIFSYWVRDHASSYPVMGESVLHYLDRNLGPTTGEDHFLIMEEDQLNTTVDKLLANDQEFDGENIVFDSLGPARHGSVVMGQNGEIVFTPTPGYSGTEAGFGYRVKDESGHLATGFARVEVLDRREDPVVSSSTRPAIMEDELLAFTPDEVAKFVTDPDGDPLHLELISNINGGSIITRNGWYTFQPDPEFSGRASFDYQAGDNRGGHVSGHLEFDILPVNDPIDTGQDHLATLEDTGIITTITHLLANDTDVDGNRIEFTGLGEAEHGTVRQEGEDIIFTPDPDYSGNEAFFTYTVKDDQGLESTGKVHIDVGGINDAPHITATRLSLIEDQPVILDSTLLATCFEDIDGDNLTVTDARALSGGIITRQDNQFVFTPDPDFHGEGSLHVTVTDGHESLAVNLSLDIQAVDDPAQCTTDILRTREEQPVTTSVTDIMVNDNDIDGDLSFAGLGNGIHGTVRQEGEDIIFTPDPDYFGDEAGFTYLVRDPDGNSSTGRVTVLVENVDDPAEITADLLHIPEDQPITFTVDEMAKFIHDPDPDPLRLATVSNVTGGRMEQSNGLYTFIPDHNFYGEASFDYAAENSRNESLSGHMNIAISPVNDLPETTLYTISGVEDHEVTIDMATLMAGATDVEDGSRLHFGGIDSSLHGDVHVDEHNTIHFLPDRDFFGTGSFRYSVVDSEGGRSHGYVTVRISGENDEPVAVDDRGIFAWSNNGYENIYDATTFLANDIDVDHDTLSITGVTGAEYGTVFLDNGKIHYIAPVDGWVGIDSFTYTVDDGHGTTSEARAEIGVRVNASPTSSPNSCLPEKIPFL; encoded by the coding sequence ATGAAAAAAGCAGTGGAAGGTTGGGTGGAACCGGTAAAGCGGATGCTGGAAAACTACCGGGCCAACGGAGGCAGACTCGATATCCATGGCAATCTGCCGGTCCTGCAGATGATCCAGGGAGAAGGGATGCGGATTAATTACCACAGTGACAGCGGCCGGATCTCAGTGACAGTCAAGGACACATCACGCACCATGGAAAAACTGATTGGCGTGCTCTACGGCCGGGACAGGGGTGAACGGCTGGACAGCGCCGTAAAACTTGCCGGTACAGTCCATGGTAATATTGATTTTAACAGGGTTGATGCCATTATGGCCAAATACGGTTTCAGTAAACGTGGAATGACCTGGACTTACGGGGAGACAAAAGAGGCAATCGGCTCTTCCTACGGCTCCGGTGTATTCGCCGGAGGTGGAAATATGGGCCCCCAGGGACAGCATTTTACCGCGAACCCAAAAAATATCAGATCCCTGCCCCTGCGTCCCGACCGGCTTCCCGGCCAAGCCATGGGGAAAATCATCAAAACAATCTCCCTCAACAACTGGTTCACCGGGCCCGGTTCGGAAATGCTGGCCATGGCCATGGCACTGCCTGGAGGTCTGCCTGGTCTCACCACGGGAACGATGGAGACGGAAGTCCGGGACAGTGGTGTTGAGAAAAAACCACTGAATATGGTTGAGCTGGAAAATCTGCTGCGAAACAGCAACCTCATACATTCCACCACAGGCACTCAACACGGAAAAGCAGCAGATGTTTTTTTCGGCAACAGTGAAATTCCCGAACTGGATGATCCGAAAGAATTACAGAATTACCTGGAATATCACTGGTCAATGCTGCTGAAAAAACATGGTCTTGATCGGGAAGCAGAACTGGACGCGGACGGAACCTATTTTTTCCGTGAAGATCATTACCTGGAAGACAACAAGAGTGCCATACCGACTGAAGCTGGAAGTCAACATGATTCATTTAATTCAGCAGATCACCTGTATCATGCCGGTATTCAAAACGAGACAGGAGCCACTCCTGAAAAAAAAGTGCCATCCGGACATGAAACCGCCCCCACCACATCGGTAAAAGAGAACAATACACTCTCTGATCATTCACAACAACTGACCGGCCCCGTCTTCACCATGGCGGAGGACGCGAGTATGCGGTTTCTCCTGAGTGATCTGATCCAGGAAACGGTACCGGGCGAATATGGCAGGATGGATGAATCCCCCACCTTTCTCTCCTTCGGTACTGCGCAACATGGCCGGATAGTAAGGGAAGCCAACGGCGATATCCGTTTTCAGGCTGATCCGGACTTCAGCGGCATCGCCTCTTTCAGATACACTCTGCTGGATGATTCCGGCAACCGGCTGGAAAAGGTGGCCAGAATCCATGTGGAGAACGTCAACGACGCGCCGATACTTCTGGATGACGAATTCACCCTGGACGAGGGAGAACATTTTTCCCTGGAAAATCTCCTTACCAACGACCGGGACCCGGAAGGTGATCTCCTGAAAATTGACCACCTGCGCAATATTGATCATGGTCATATTGTCCAGGACAACGGACATTTCTTCTTCCAGCCCGAGGCGGGGTTCCACGGCGACATCATCTTCTCCTACTGGGTACGGGACCATGCCTCTTCCTACCCTGTCATGGGAGAATCCGTTCTCCATTACCTTGACAGGAACCTGGGCCCGACCACCGGTGAGGACCACTTTCTTATCATGGAAGAAGACCAACTCAACACCACAGTCGACAAATTGCTGGCAAACGATCAGGAGTTTGACGGGGAAAATATCGTCTTTGATTCCCTTGGACCGGCCCGTCACGGCAGTGTCGTCATGGGACAAAACGGGGAAATCGTTTTTACACCCACCCCTGGATATTCAGGAACAGAAGCGGGGTTCGGCTACAGAGTCAAGGACGAATCAGGCCACCTTGCCACCGGTTTTGCCCGGGTGGAAGTGCTGGACAGGCGGGAAGATCCGGTTGTCAGTTCTTCCACCCGGCCCGCCATCATGGAAGATGAACTGCTCGCCTTCACCCCGGACGAGGTGGCAAAATTCGTCACGGACCCGGATGGTGACCCTCTCCATCTGGAACTGATCTCCAATATCAACGGGGGAAGTATCATAACCCGTAACGGCTGGTACACCTTTCAACCGGACCCCGAATTTTCTGGCAGGGCCTCGTTCGACTACCAGGCTGGAGACAACCGTGGTGGCCATGTCTCCGGACACCTGGAATTCGATATCCTGCCGGTCAACGATCCGATCGATACCGGTCAGGACCATCTTGCCACGCTGGAAGATACAGGGATCATCACAACAATCACCCACCTGCTGGCAAACGATACGGATGTGGACGGCAACCGGATTGAATTCACAGGGCTCGGCGAAGCCGAACATGGCACCGTCCGGCAGGAAGGGGAAGATATTATTTTTACGCCCGATCCCGATTACAGCGGCAATGAGGCTTTTTTCACCTATACCGTAAAAGATGACCAGGGCCTTGAATCCACGGGCAAAGTTCATATTGACGTGGGCGGAATAAACGATGCTCCGCACATTACTGCAACCCGACTGAGTCTCATTGAAGACCAGCCGGTGATCCTGGACAGTACCTTACTCGCCACCTGCTTTGAGGATATAGACGGGGATAATCTCACCGTAACAGATGCCAGGGCACTGTCGGGAGGAATCATTACCCGACAGGACAACCAGTTTGTCTTCACCCCTGATCCGGATTTCCACGGAGAAGGCAGCCTGCACGTGACCGTAACCGACGGCCATGAATCCCTGGCTGTCAATCTCTCCCTGGATATTCAGGCTGTTGATGATCCGGCCCAATGCACCACCGATATCCTCAGAACCCGGGAAGAACAACCGGTAACCACCAGTGTGACCGATATCATGGTCAACGACAACGATATCGACGGCGACCTGAGCTTTGCCGGGCTGGGAAACGGTATCCATGGAACTGTCCGCCAGGAAGGGGAAGATATTATTTTTACGCCCGACCCGGACTATTTCGGAGATGAAGCCGGATTCACCTACCTGGTCAGAGACCCGGACGGAAACAGTTCAACCGGCCGGGTTACGGTTCTGGTGGAAAATGTGGATGATCCGGCAGAAATTACAGCCGATCTCCTCCATATTCCGGAAGATCAGCCAATCACCTTTACCGTGGATGAAATGGCAAAGTTTATCCACGATCCCGATCCCGACCCTCTCCGTCTGGCTACAGTCAGCAATGTAACGGGCGGCAGAATGGAGCAGAGTAACGGGCTGTATACCTTTATTCCCGATCACAATTTCTACGGGGAAGCCTCTTTTGATTATGCAGCGGAAAACAGCCGGAATGAATCGTTATCCGGACATATGAATATTGCCATTTCCCCGGTCAATGACCTGCCTGAAACAACCCTTTATACCATCAGTGGTGTGGAGGACCATGAAGTTACCATCGATATGGCCACTCTAATGGCCGGGGCAACCGATGTGGAAGATGGTTCCCGACTCCATTTTGGTGGTATCGACAGCTCCCTGCATGGTGATGTTCATGTGGATGAACACAATACTATCCATTTTCTCCCGGACAGGGATTTTTTCGGCACCGGCTCCTTTCGCTATAGTGTCGTGGACAGCGAGGGCGGGCGTTCCCACGGCTATGTGACGGTTCGGATCAGCGGTGAAAACGACGAACCGGTGGCAGTTGACGACAGGGGAATTTTCGCCTGGAGTAATAACGGTTATGAAAATATCTATGATGCCACAACATTTCTGGCCAACGACATTGATGTTGACCATGACACCCTCAGCATTACCGGAGTTACAGGTGCGGAATATGGTACAGTTTTTCTGGACAACGGCAAAATCCATTATATCGCCCCGGTTGATGGATGGGTTGGTATCGACAGTTTTACCTATACGGTCGATGACGGCCATGGCACCACTTCGGAGGCCAGGGCGGAGATAGGTGTACGTGTCAACGCCTCCCCGACCTCCTCTCCGAACTCCTGTTTACCAGAGAAGATACCGTTTCTCTGA
- a CDS encoding enoyl-CoA hydratase/isomerase family protein: protein MDYKEIIVEKGDKFVATLTLNRPDQMNTFSSLMAAELYRALLELDKDPEVRVILLKGSGRVFCAGIDVNELEGKTAHEYRAWIERMERPLVAISKMRKPVIVQLHGVAAANGMGMVAAADLVIAAENVKMGLTAINVGLNCVGPVIPVARCVGRKKALELLFYGNLLKAKEALDLGLINRLVPKDELEEKALEWAEELAKKSPIAVQIAKTAFYHSEDMAYDQQFAYMNEAFARLCSTDDAKEGVKAFFEKRNPVWQEK, encoded by the coding sequence ACCAGACCAGATGAATACCTTCAGCAGCCTGATGGCAGCGGAACTCTATCGGGCGCTGTTGGAACTGGATAAAGATCCTGAGGTCAGGGTCATCCTTCTGAAAGGGTCCGGCCGGGTGTTCTGCGCGGGCATTGATGTCAATGAGCTGGAAGGAAAAACAGCCCATGAATATCGGGCCTGGATTGAGCGGATGGAACGTCCTCTCGTGGCTATTTCAAAGATGCGCAAACCGGTAATTGTTCAGCTGCATGGGGTGGCAGCGGCCAATGGCATGGGTATGGTGGCGGCAGCCGACCTCGTTATCGCCGCCGAAAATGTGAAAATGGGGCTGACCGCCATTAACGTCGGTCTGAACTGTGTCGGCCCTGTCATTCCGGTGGCCAGATGCGTGGGCAGGAAAAAGGCGCTGGAACTTCTATTCTACGGTAACCTCCTCAAGGCGAAAGAAGCCCTGGATCTTGGCTTGATCAACAGACTTGTTCCCAAGGATGAGCTGGAAGAGAAGGCGCTGGAATGGGCCGAAGAGCTGGCAAAAAAGAGTCCCATTGCCGTGCAGATCGCCAAGACAGCCTTTTATCACTCGGAAGATATGGCCTATGATCAGCAGTTCGCTTATATGAACGAGGCTTTTGCCCGTCTCTGCTCAACGGATGATGCCAAGGAAGGGGTGAAGGCCTTTTTCGAAAAACGCAATCCGGTCTGGCAGGAGAAGTAA